A genomic region of Zalophus californianus isolate mZalCal1 chromosome 1, mZalCal1.pri.v2, whole genome shotgun sequence contains the following coding sequences:
- the LOC113916746 gene encoding inhibitor of carbonic anhydrase isoform X2, with translation MRLAICALLCARTLGLCLAVPGKTVRWCTISDHEASKCSSFSDNMKRVLPADGPHVTCVKRTSHLECIKAIMANEADAVTLEAGFVLEAGLPPFSLKPVVAEFHGSKIDPHTSHYAVAVVEKGSDFQLKQLQGKRSCHTGLGWSAGWYIPMRILLPSDSVEEAAAEMAQFFSGSCVPCATREVFPKLCQLCAGKGTNKCACSFQEPYFGYAGAFKCLQDGVGDVAFVRHMTVFENLANRTDRERYELLCLDNSRMPVDKYRECSLGLFPSHAVVARNVGGKDDLIWEVLNQAQEHFGKDKSTEFQLFASPHGKDLLFTDDTHGFLRVPPKMDAKLYVGYEYFAAIQRHRIGVEDTQRVLWCAVGHHERVKCDEWSVLSGGALQCTIEETTEDCITAIAKGEADAMTLDGGFIYTAGHCGLVPVLAENYMPTDGSTCVNTPVVGHYVVAVVKKSDPYITWGSLEGRRSCHPAVGTSAGWIIPMGLIYNKTRSCKFDEFFSQSCAPGSDPDSSLCALCSGGSSPAHTCAPNHHERYYGFSGAFRCLVEKGDVAFVKEITVFQNTDGKNPEAWAKDLKLDDFELLCLDGTRKPVTEAWRCHLAIVPNHAVVSRKDKAAFVRRMLFNQQELFGRDGFEYRMFQMFQSSTKDLLFSDDTACLANLQDKTTYRKYLGPEYLTAIANMGQCLHSELQDACTFHVH, from the exons GGCTGTGTCTGGCTGTCCCTGGGAAAACTGTGAGGTGGTGCACCATCTCAGATCATGAGGCCAGTAAGTGCTCCAGTTTCAGTGACAATATGAAAAGAGTCCTTCCAGCGGATGGTCCTCACGTCACCTGTGTGAAGAGAACCTCTCACCTCGAATGTATCAAGGCCATTATG GCAAACGAAGCAGATGCTGTGACCCTCGAAGCAGGTTTCGTGCTTGAAGCGGGGCTGCCCCCCTTCAGCCTGAAGCCTGTCGTGGCAGAATTCCATGGATCAAAAATTG ATCCACACACCTCCCATTATGCTGTGGCCGTGGTGGAGAAGGGCAGCGACTTCCAGCTGAAACAGCTCCAAGGCAAGAGGTCCTGCCACACGGGCCTAGGATGGTCGGCTGGGTGGTACATCCCCATGCGGATACTTCTTCCTTCTGACTCTGTTGAAGAAG CCGCAGCGGAAATGGCCCAGTTCTTTTCCGGCAGCTGTGTCCCCTGTGCGACCAGGGAGGTGTTCCCCAAGCTGTGTCAACTGTGTGCAGGGAAAGGGACAAACAAGTGTGCCTGCTCCTTCCAGGAACCATACTTCGGCTACGCAGGCGCCTTCAA GTGTCTGCAGGATGGTGTAGGGGATGTGGCCTTCGTGAGGCATATGACAGTGTTTG AGAATCTGGCAAACAGGACTGACCGTGAGCGGTATGAGTTGCTCTGCCTGGACAACAGCCGGATGCCTGTGGATAAATACAGGGAGTGCAGCCTGGGCCTTTTCCCTTCTCATGCTGTCGTGGCTCGAAATGTGGGGGGCAAAGATGACTTGATCTGGGAGGTTCTCAACCAGGCCCAG gaacattttggaaaagacaagtCGACAGAATTCCAGCTCTTTGCCTCTCCTCATGGGAAGGACTTGCTGTTTACAGATGATACCCATGGGTTTTTAAGAGTGCCTCCTAAGATGGACGCCAAGCTATACGTGGGATACGAATATTTTGCTGCCATTCAGCGTCATAGGATAG GTGTGGAAGACACCCAGAGGGTGCTATGGTGTGCAGTGGGCCACCATGAGAGGGTCAAGTGTGATGAGTGGAGTGTCCTAAGCGGTGGTGCCTTACAGTGCACCATAGAGGAGACCACTGAGGACTGCATCACCGCCATCGCA AAAGGAGAGGCTGATGCCATGACTTTGGATGGAGGCTTCATCTATACAGCGGGCCATTGCGGTCTGGTGCCTGTCCTGGCAGAGAACTACA tgCCTACGGATGGGTCTACGTGTGTAAATACACCCGTGGTAG GTCATTACGTCGTGGCAGTGGTTAAGAAATCAGATCCCTACATCACTTGGGGCTCTCTGGAAGGCAGGAGGTCCTGCCACCCCGCAGTTGGTACTTCTGCAGGCTGGATCATCCCCATGGGTTTGATATACAACAAAACCAGGTCCTGTAAATTTG ACGAATTCTTCAGTCAAAGCTGTGCCCCTGGGTCTGACCCAGATTCCAGTCTCTGCGCTCTGTGCAGTGGTGGCAGCAGCCCAGCCCACACCTGTGCCCCCAACCACCACGAGAGATACTATGGCTTCAGCGGGGCATTCAG GTGTCTGGTTGAAAAGGGAGACGTGGCCTTTGTGAAGGAGATCACAGTCTTCCAGAACACTGACG gaAAGAACCCTGAAGCATGGGCTAAAGATCTGAAGCTGGATGACTTTGAGCTGCTGTGCCTTGATGGTACCAGGAAGCCTGTGACTGAAGCTTGGAGGTGCCACCTGGCCATAGTCCCAAATCATGCTGTGGTCTCAAGGAAAGATAAGGCAGCTTTTGTTCGCAGAATGCTCTTCAATCAACAG GAGCTCTTTGGAAGAGATGGGTTTGAATACAGGATGTTCCAGATGTTTCAATCCTCAACTAAGGACCTGCTGTTCAGTGATGACACAGCATGTTTGGCTAACCTTCAGGATAAAACAACTTACCGAAAATACTTAGGACCAGAGTATCTTACGGCCATTGCTAACATGGGACAATGCTTACACTCTG AACTTCAAGATGCCTGTACATTCCATGTACATTAA
- the LOC113916746 gene encoding inhibitor of carbonic anhydrase isoform X1, which produces MRLAICALLCARTLGLCLAVPGKTVRWCTISDHEASKCSSFSDNMKRVLPADGPHVTCVKRTSHLECIKAIMANEADAVTLEAGFVLEAGLPPFSLKPVVAEFHGSKIDPHTSHYAVAVVEKGSDFQLKQLQGKRSCHTGLGWSAGWYIPMRILLPSDSVEEAAAAEMAQFFSGSCVPCATREVFPKLCQLCAGKGTNKCACSFQEPYFGYAGAFKCLQDGVGDVAFVRHMTVFENLANRTDRERYELLCLDNSRMPVDKYRECSLGLFPSHAVVARNVGGKDDLIWEVLNQAQEHFGKDKSTEFQLFASPHGKDLLFTDDTHGFLRVPPKMDAKLYVGYEYFAAIQRHRIGVEDTQRVLWCAVGHHERVKCDEWSVLSGGALQCTIEETTEDCITAIAKGEADAMTLDGGFIYTAGHCGLVPVLAENYMPTDGSTCVNTPVVGHYVVAVVKKSDPYITWGSLEGRRSCHPAVGTSAGWIIPMGLIYNKTRSCKFDEFFSQSCAPGSDPDSSLCALCSGGSSPAHTCAPNHHERYYGFSGAFRCLVEKGDVAFVKEITVFQNTDGKNPEAWAKDLKLDDFELLCLDGTRKPVTEAWRCHLAIVPNHAVVSRKDKAAFVRRMLFNQQELFGRDGFEYRMFQMFQSSTKDLLFSDDTACLANLQDKTTYRKYLGPEYLTAIANMGQCLHSELQDACTFHVH; this is translated from the exons GGCTGTGTCTGGCTGTCCCTGGGAAAACTGTGAGGTGGTGCACCATCTCAGATCATGAGGCCAGTAAGTGCTCCAGTTTCAGTGACAATATGAAAAGAGTCCTTCCAGCGGATGGTCCTCACGTCACCTGTGTGAAGAGAACCTCTCACCTCGAATGTATCAAGGCCATTATG GCAAACGAAGCAGATGCTGTGACCCTCGAAGCAGGTTTCGTGCTTGAAGCGGGGCTGCCCCCCTTCAGCCTGAAGCCTGTCGTGGCAGAATTCCATGGATCAAAAATTG ATCCACACACCTCCCATTATGCTGTGGCCGTGGTGGAGAAGGGCAGCGACTTCCAGCTGAAACAGCTCCAAGGCAAGAGGTCCTGCCACACGGGCCTAGGATGGTCGGCTGGGTGGTACATCCCCATGCGGATACTTCTTCCTTCTGACTCTGTTGAAGAAG CAGCCGCAGCGGAAATGGCCCAGTTCTTTTCCGGCAGCTGTGTCCCCTGTGCGACCAGGGAGGTGTTCCCCAAGCTGTGTCAACTGTGTGCAGGGAAAGGGACAAACAAGTGTGCCTGCTCCTTCCAGGAACCATACTTCGGCTACGCAGGCGCCTTCAA GTGTCTGCAGGATGGTGTAGGGGATGTGGCCTTCGTGAGGCATATGACAGTGTTTG AGAATCTGGCAAACAGGACTGACCGTGAGCGGTATGAGTTGCTCTGCCTGGACAACAGCCGGATGCCTGTGGATAAATACAGGGAGTGCAGCCTGGGCCTTTTCCCTTCTCATGCTGTCGTGGCTCGAAATGTGGGGGGCAAAGATGACTTGATCTGGGAGGTTCTCAACCAGGCCCAG gaacattttggaaaagacaagtCGACAGAATTCCAGCTCTTTGCCTCTCCTCATGGGAAGGACTTGCTGTTTACAGATGATACCCATGGGTTTTTAAGAGTGCCTCCTAAGATGGACGCCAAGCTATACGTGGGATACGAATATTTTGCTGCCATTCAGCGTCATAGGATAG GTGTGGAAGACACCCAGAGGGTGCTATGGTGTGCAGTGGGCCACCATGAGAGGGTCAAGTGTGATGAGTGGAGTGTCCTAAGCGGTGGTGCCTTACAGTGCACCATAGAGGAGACCACTGAGGACTGCATCACCGCCATCGCA AAAGGAGAGGCTGATGCCATGACTTTGGATGGAGGCTTCATCTATACAGCGGGCCATTGCGGTCTGGTGCCTGTCCTGGCAGAGAACTACA tgCCTACGGATGGGTCTACGTGTGTAAATACACCCGTGGTAG GTCATTACGTCGTGGCAGTGGTTAAGAAATCAGATCCCTACATCACTTGGGGCTCTCTGGAAGGCAGGAGGTCCTGCCACCCCGCAGTTGGTACTTCTGCAGGCTGGATCATCCCCATGGGTTTGATATACAACAAAACCAGGTCCTGTAAATTTG ACGAATTCTTCAGTCAAAGCTGTGCCCCTGGGTCTGACCCAGATTCCAGTCTCTGCGCTCTGTGCAGTGGTGGCAGCAGCCCAGCCCACACCTGTGCCCCCAACCACCACGAGAGATACTATGGCTTCAGCGGGGCATTCAG GTGTCTGGTTGAAAAGGGAGACGTGGCCTTTGTGAAGGAGATCACAGTCTTCCAGAACACTGACG gaAAGAACCCTGAAGCATGGGCTAAAGATCTGAAGCTGGATGACTTTGAGCTGCTGTGCCTTGATGGTACCAGGAAGCCTGTGACTGAAGCTTGGAGGTGCCACCTGGCCATAGTCCCAAATCATGCTGTGGTCTCAAGGAAAGATAAGGCAGCTTTTGTTCGCAGAATGCTCTTCAATCAACAG GAGCTCTTTGGAAGAGATGGGTTTGAATACAGGATGTTCCAGATGTTTCAATCCTCAACTAAGGACCTGCTGTTCAGTGATGACACAGCATGTTTGGCTAACCTTCAGGATAAAACAACTTACCGAAAATACTTAGGACCAGAGTATCTTACGGCCATTGCTAACATGGGACAATGCTTACACTCTG AACTTCAAGATGCCTGTACATTCCATGTACATTAA